The bacterium DNA segment AAGCTCGAGGCAAAGGGGGTGAAGGCGACGAACAGCTCCTCGTTGATGACGATCCGATCCCCGTCTTCGAGCTCCTGGTGGATGATGTCGCACATCATGCACCGCTCCTTGCGCTGGTAGTAATCCCTCGCGCTGGCGAGTTCCACGGCCACGAGGCTGGGCGTAACAGGGATGGCGATGATCTGGGAATGGCTGTGGCAGAGGCTGGCGCCGGCCTCCGATCCGTAGTTCTTGAAGATCAGGACGTAGCGGAAGCGGCTGTCGCGTCTCAGGTCGGACAGCCTGTCACGGTAAACGGAAAAAACGTCCCGCAGGTGGGCAATGGAAAAGTCCACCATCTGTTCATCATCGTTGGGCGTTTCCACGATGACCTCGTGGGCGCCGAATCCGGACACGACGTCGTAGATCCCCTTTCCGTAACGCTCCTGCGAGCTTTCGATGGTCAGGGCCGGGAACTTGTTGGGTATGACCCGGACCCTCCACCCTTCGGAGTTGGGAGCTGTGCCCTGGTCCCTTATGGCCATGATCTCGGGGGGCGTACGGTCCTCGTTCCCGGGGCAGAAGGGACATACGCCCTTGGGCGCGGGCTTGCCGGGCTTCTCATGCCTGTGGATATGTGTAGGTCTCATCCCCCGCTCCGTGGCGATGATGACCCAGGTTTTCCGGATGGGATCGTATCTCAGTTCCGACATGCGTGCTCCTCTCGGATCGTTTGCTCTCAGGCGGCGGTTCCCGTCCTCCGCCTCAGAACCTGAGGGACAGGGTCAGGGATACCTGTTTCCCCTTGGAAAAATCCAGTTTCCGGCCCATGGCAAAGCTGCTGGCCTGGTATGTGACGTCGAAACCCTGTTCGGACTGGGAGACGGTCTGGACCGGGTAACTCCACACCTCGCAGGGCTCGGTACTGCTGATGATCACCGGCGCCGCCAGGACCGGGTCCCGGACCGTCAGCGTGGTCCCGGTGCCCGCTTCCAGCGGTTCGGCCAGGGAGAAGGACCGGCCGTCGAGCTGCGCGGCACACCGGACCCCTGTGGGAAAGTGCAGGTTGATCTCGCTGCAAAAAAGCGCCGTGACGGGTCCCCCCTCCACGGAAGTGAGGGTGTACCGGACGGTGAAAAGGCGCTTGTCAAGGGACATGTGCTTTTCTATGCCGATGTCAACGGATGGGCCTTCAGCGGCCTGGAGCCGGCCCTGGATGGAAGCGGTGACAGCCGACCGTGACAGCTCCATGCGCCAGGATCTGGCCGCGAACTCTCCCAGGGTCTGGAAGCTCCCCTCGTACATCTGGCTGACGCCGGTTTCCGGCGGCAGGAAATGGTCTACGAAAGCGTACCTCGGGTAACGGTCATAAAGCAGGAGGCGCCGGGTTTCCACGTCCATGGCCCGGGCCGAATCGTGGATCGTGGCGATATCGGCAGGTTTTTGCCCGTCCGGCTTCCCGGGCTGCCCGGCTGCCCTGTGATATTGCTCGGGACGCCTCGCCAGTGTGCTGAGCAGGTCGAAGAGGCTGTCCTTGTCTGAAAGCTCGTAAAGGTGCGCTCCGAGGCCGGTGACCACGGCGACCGCGTCGGCGCTTCTGAGCTCCGCCTCGGGATGACCGTCGGCATTGATGTCCTCGAGGACCGGACCAGGCACTCCCGAACTTTCGTCCAGGATCCTTTCAGCCTCGTTGAGGGCTCTTTTGACCCCGTTGCGCAGGACCGGCAGGTAAAGACCCCCGAAGATACCGTGCCAGTAGGGGTCGTTGCACTGTCCCATGTAAAGGGCCCTGCGTACCCCGGGATCCTTGACCGAGGCGACCCGGCGGCTGATCCGGATCATCTTCTTGTGCATGTTGTTGCTCTCGGGGTACCTGACCAGGAAGTCCGGCCACAGCCCTCCCCTGACGAACCTCCGGGCGTCATCGGCTCTGCCGAGCCCCCCGAGGATCCCCCGTATCTCGTGAAAGGTCACGGCCTCGTCGGGGGGGAGGGTCCACTCCCCCATCTCGATGTAACTGCCGGGCGGAAGGTACACACGCCCCAGGGGGACCGAGGACTCGAAGTGTTCCCTGCAGGTGGCGGTCGCGATGTCGCCGCTTTCAAGGATGGCGGCGAGAAAGTTCCTCAACCACCCTTTGCCGTAGACCCAATCCCATGTTTCGGGCCACATTCCGAACTTTTCGCCGTCGTCGAAGATGATGGCGGTCCTTCCGGCCCCCCTCGCGGCCTCCCTCACGGTATCGACGGCCTCGTTGACGGGGCTGAAGGGAGTCTTGTAACGCAGCTTCTGACTGATGGGATAAAGGGACATGGTCTCACCGCGGGTGTCGGTGATGAAACGCCCCGTCAGGTCAGTCCCGCCCTGCCCGGAGGATGTCATGTGGTTGTCGTCGACGATCGTGTAACTCACCCCCGCCTCCCTGAGGAGGGGGATGAGGCTCGGCTCCCAGATCCTCTCGGTGAGCCACAACCCTTCCGGTCTTGTCCCCGACAGGTCCTCGATGAAGTCGGAGAGCAGGCTGATCTGGCCGAGGGCGTCCCGGGGCGGGATCACCGCCAGGATCGGTTCGAAGAACCCGGCGGTGAGCATCTCCATCTGCCCGCGCCCCGCCAGGCCGCGGATATTGGAGAAGATCCCCTTTTCCTCCCGCTCGATCCACTCCAGGAGATACCCGCTCATATGGAGGCTGAAGCGAAAACCCGGGAACCGGGCCATCTCCTCGAGGAGCGGCCCGTAACACACCTTGCATCCGTGCCTCAAAACGGAGTCGAAGTTTCCCACCGGCTGATGGCAGTGAAACCCCATGAGGAGAGTCGAAACCCCGTTGGCTGTCAACTCAGACGATCCAGTACTCAAGGTCGTAATCCTCGGGGACCGGGATCCTCACCATGGAGAAGAGGGGAGCTTTCTCCACCGGTTCGGACCCACGCCACAGGCTGAAAGAGAGCAGGATCTCCATCCCTGGTTCCGCTCCCAGCGTTACCAGGGGGAGGGCGAACTCCCCTATCTTGTCGCAGGCACCCCTGACACCGGCTGATCGCTGGTCGCCGTCGAGGGTTTCCATCTCGCCCCTAACCACCCTGAAACGGAAGGCCGCCTTTACCGGCCCCTCCAACTCGACGGCGAGGGTCATCCCTTCCGCCTTTTCGGCGAAATGATCGGCGCTTTCGAGCCTCAGGTAGAGGCACTGTTCGTCGAACCCGTACATCAACTGCCTCAGGACGGGATCGGACCGGTGCATGGATCCCTGCTCGAA contains these protein-coding regions:
- the galT gene encoding galactose-1-phosphate uridylyltransferase; translated protein: MSELRYDPIRKTWVIIATERGMRPTHIHRHEKPGKPAPKGVCPFCPGNEDRTPPEIMAIRDQGTAPNSEGWRVRVIPNKFPALTIESSQERYGKGIYDVVSGFGAHEVIVETPNDDEQMVDFSIAHLRDVFSVYRDRLSDLRRDSRFRYVLIFKNYGSEAGASLCHSHSQIIAIPVTPSLVAVELASARDYYQRKERCMMCDIIHQELEDGDRIVINEELFVAFTPFASSFPFELRIAPKRHNHDFSTIDEDHLQHFASVVKELLARLSRVLNDPPYNFILHTSPPEAYRAGKPEYWTSISSDYHWYLELVPRMTMIAGFEWGTGFQINPTSPEDAARFLREAEI
- a CDS encoding DUF1926 domain-containing protein, with amino-acid sequence MSTGSSELTANGVSTLLMGFHCHQPVGNFDSVLRHGCKVCYGPLLEEMARFPGFRFSLHMSGYLLEWIEREEKGIFSNIRGLAGRGQMEMLTAGFFEPILAVIPPRDALGQISLLSDFIEDLSGTRPEGLWLTERIWEPSLIPLLREAGVSYTIVDDNHMTSSGQGGTDLTGRFITDTRGETMSLYPISQKLRYKTPFSPVNEAVDTVREAARGAGRTAIIFDDGEKFGMWPETWDWVYGKGWLRNFLAAILESGDIATATCREHFESSVPLGRVYLPPGSYIEMGEWTLPPDEAVTFHEIRGILGGLGRADDARRFVRGGLWPDFLVRYPESNNMHKKMIRISRRVASVKDPGVRRALYMGQCNDPYWHGIFGGLYLPVLRNGVKRALNEAERILDESSGVPGPVLEDINADGHPEAELRSADAVAVVTGLGAHLYELSDKDSLFDLLSTLARRPEQYHRAAGQPGKPDGQKPADIATIHDSARAMDVETRRLLLYDRYPRYAFVDHFLPPETGVSQMYEGSFQTLGEFAARSWRMELSRSAVTASIQGRLQAAEGPSVDIGIEKHMSLDKRLFTVRYTLTSVEGGPVTALFCSEINLHFPTGVRCAAQLDGRSFSLAEPLEAGTGTTLTVRDPVLAAPVIISSTEPCEVWSYPVQTVSQSEQGFDVTYQASSFAMGRKLDFSKGKQVSLTLSLRF